A window of the Arenibacter algicola genome harbors these coding sequences:
- a CDS encoding VOC family protein encodes MSRNIPLLQDNFNGLQHLGVPVSNLEASIAFYRSLGFKRIMASQVDVPEENDTILVAMMEQKGVIIELYQVTRKEMDELRSRKDGHVDHIAFDVADVDKAFHELKEAGFTMVEEKPVFLDFWEKGCKYFAIRGLDGEKLEFNQIM; translated from the coding sequence ATGAGCCGTAATATCCCACTTCTCCAAGACAATTTTAACGGGCTACAGCACCTTGGTGTGCCCGTTTCAAATCTTGAGGCTTCCATAGCGTTTTATAGATCGCTAGGATTTAAAAGAATTATGGCCTCACAAGTAGATGTGCCTGAAGAAAATGACACCATACTCGTAGCCATGATGGAACAAAAGGGAGTAATTATTGAACTATATCAGGTGACCAGGAAGGAGATGGACGAACTTAGATCGAGGAAAGATGGCCATGTAGACCATATTGCCTTTGATGTGGCCGATGTGGACAAGGCTTTTCACGAACTAAAGGAAGCCGGTTTTACCATGGTAGAGGAGAAACCCGTTTTCCTGGACTTTTGGGAAAAGGGCTGCAAATATTTCGCAATAAGGGGTTTGGATGGGGAAAAACTGGAATTCAACCAGATTATGTGA
- the ppnP gene encoding pyrimidine/purine nucleoside phosphorylase — MISSNEYFEGTVKSLGYTSATGKSTIGVMEPGEYEFGTSAKENMIVVEGELIALLPNETEWKSFKSGTSFKVAANTSFKVKSVGQTSYLCQYE; from the coding sequence ATGATCTCGAGCAACGAATATTTTGAAGGAACGGTAAAATCGTTAGGGTACACCTCCGCTACAGGAAAATCTACCATAGGGGTAATGGAGCCCGGCGAATATGAATTTGGCACTTCCGCAAAAGAAAATATGATTGTAGTAGAAGGGGAACTAATAGCCCTACTGCCAAATGAAACGGAATGGAAATCCTTTAAGTCGGGCACTTCTTTTAAAGTAGCGGCAAATACTTCTTTTAAAGTGAAATCGGTAGGTCAAACTTCCTATCTATGTCAATACGAGTAG